The Dermacentor silvarum isolate Dsil-2018 chromosome 3, BIME_Dsil_1.4, whole genome shotgun sequence region ATCCCATCCAAGGTCTAttcaaatggtcgcgaagcttcgggcgaaaagcggttcagaacgaattgtcaccgacatcagcaagggtggttacgggatcagcgattgaagcgcgactatgtttggagggaacaaacatttgggaaagaaaaaaagcgttttttaattaaggCGAGActcagttagattcattcaaggtaaataaaattcctaataaatTTTATGTACGCAGGGCGAAAAAATagcaactctattttacttgatcattatcaataaataccttttttcagcgcccaccgtaagagcgcccaccgatattgcggcgggcgttgacgccgctatcacttgcaatgggatgcagctcttgaagtggacagaaaggcgcgctcgttaAGTTCACGCTCCTCTCACATGTGTTGCTTTGATTGTCGACGTTtttctgaatttggtgacgctgGTAGTTTCaatgtttcttaacctgttcagtcaaaagtagcgagGGGCAACCGCGAGATAGTTGTTTACTtatagttgttttcgtgggacagcgctggccgacgggcttggcgtccgacgaatggacgagcactctacgcccaaagcgttcgtcggcctccaaacaaagtatgttccgcgcaagggtgcggtttctgcacccgtacggctgaacgtttattgcatcggtttccgcgctcaAAGCttgaaacgcccatcacgtcgaacggcggggcatttgaatatacagctataATGGCAgcccttcgaaaacaaatttcgcgcctttgagaacaaagtgacgtcacttctgtttttaacagatGTGACGTCCAATTAATTTttgttccgccggaagtgttcattcctcacacagatggcgctaagccccatgaaccgcaaaTTAACCGCCATGCTTAGAACGTATGGGctagcttcgctaccaggtatatttaccttgtccCATCTTCGTCGCCAGTGCGATAACGTTAACAGGCAGCATTCCAACAAGCAAAGCATGACCGTTTATTTAACAGCGCACTTATATAGACAAGGGATCACGTGATCCGTAACAAAAGGAATGTGCGCACTGGCTGCGCACAGATATGCGACGTCACGCTATAACAACTTCTAAATTGTTTAATTTGAGAAAGGATGTTCCaaatccgcccctaggtttgtgagtggtggcgctggctaacactcccagggttagttctagttgtaaaacataaataccccagaaagtggatgggaaaacggttccgcggtagctcaatggtgatagcatcgcacgcgtaatgcgaagacgtgggttcgttcccaacctgcggacagttgttttttcatccactttcacttccattaatttatcatttctttaattcaattagtaagttccaagtaatttcccctttgctgtccttggtgttaatgtttgttggcttcttatgattatatggcttcttatgattaataaaaatcgggcccctcggttccctttcttctcgcgCGTTGTTGAAATAGTTACTTGTTCCATTGCTGCGCACTGCTGCCCAACTTTGTATGTGTGCATGTAATCGGTAAGAATGGCTGGCAATGCTAAGGAATTTAGGACGGCTCTTGCAGACTTCAAACGGGAAATGAAATTAGAGTTGCGTTGTGTGAAGGACAGTGTTAAATTTTGTAGTGACACGTGTGACGAACAAAGGCAATTGGCACTCAGGTGGAGGCACTTCGACAAGAAATTGGCGAGCTGATTAAGATATAATGAAATCCTGCAAAACGAAAACAAGCACTTAACGCGGAGAGTCGAAGAGCTGGAGCAGTATACCAGGTTAAATAACTTGGAAAGGAAAGTCTTCAAGTCAGAGGAGAATACTGTTGACATTGTCCAAAAAATCGGTGACATTCTTACAGAACCAGTTGCTAGCCATGACATTGACACGTGTCACCGGATCCCAACGTGCAAGCCAGGCGAGACCAATATCTTGGTTCGCTTTGTTCGGAGAGATAAGCGTCGTGCGTTTATTGCTAAGGCCAGGAAGCAAAAGGTAACAAATGACCAGCTCGGCTTATCTGGGACCGACGGCGTTTATGTGAACGAGCACCTTACGCAGACTAACAAACAGCTGCTTGGTGCGGCTATTGCCCGCAAGAAAGAAGTGGCACGCAAGTTTGTCTGGACGAGCGGGGGCAAGGTTTTCGTGCGGAAAGATGAACACATGGGCGCTCTAAGGATTCAGGACTTGGCTGATCTTACAAAGATGACTAAATAAAACCATTATATTTGCAGTATGCTCATCATTCCCTACTTATCACGATGCTTTTTCCACCTGCCTGTACTAGATACAAAACTGATCATTTTAATTCTAGCTTTAAATGGATAAGCAAAATAAATTTCTCGGCTTTTCATTTAAATATCCATAGCATGAAGAGTAAGCGCGATGATCTTGATTTACTTCTAGGGTCGCTGTCGGTGGAGTTTGATGTGATGCTTTTTTCTTAAATATGGTTTGGCACTGATGGTGACGAGTGTTGCTTCGATGACTATACTTACAGTGGTTTATCAAGGCCCTATGGCAGAGGTGGTGGCCTTGCTGTATGTTAAAAAATGTCATTCGCACTCTGTGGTTAGCGATGTTACAGTTACAGGTCCCAAAGTTGAGTGATTAGCTATATCCTTACAGAATATAATTGTTGTAGCTATGTACAGACCCCATCAGGGTAACAAATCACAATTTTTTGAGGTCTTGGAAAGCCTTTTCACTTTCCTCGACTCTACTAAACTACCTTTCACTTTAATGGATGATTTAAACATAGACCTATTTTCAGATGATTCTCATTCAAGGGAATTTCAGAGCCTCATTTTTTCTTACGCATGTGTAAATTATATTACTTTGCCTACTAGAATAACTTGCAACATGGCGACTCTATTAGATATCTGTATCTCAAATGTTCAGCTTCCACACACTGAATCCGGACTATTATCCTTAGAAATTAGTGACCATTGGCCGATATTTTGTTTTATACCTCTCAGATTAAACCGAGTAACAAATACCGTTACGCATATGACCAGAGATTTTAATGATGTTGCTCTCAACGAGTTTCGTAAACTAATCCAAGGTATTAATTGGGAATCTATACACGAGATATCTGAAGTTAATACAGCATATTCGGAATTTACTGACATCTTCTTAACCCAATATAACGCAGCTTTCCCACAAATAGAGAGAAAAATTATAGTCAAGAAGTTTAAGAAGCCTTGCATGAACACATCACTTTATGCaaggataagaaaaaaaataaaatgtataaTGAGTTTCTCCATAGCAGGGATCCAGCTCTGCTTTCTCAAATTAAACAATTTAGAAGTTGTTATAGCGTGACGTCGCATATCTGTGCGCAGCCAGTGCGCGCATTCCTTTTGTTACGGATCACGTGATCCCTGGTCTATATAAGTGCGATGTTAAATAAACGGTCATGCTTTGCTTGTTGGAATGCTGCCTGTTAGCGTTATCGCACTGGCGACGAAGATGgaacaaggtaaatatacctggtagcgaagcttccatagaagcccatacgttctaAGCATGGCGGTTAAtttgcggttcatggggcttagcgccatctgtgtgaggaatgaacacttccggcggaacaaAAATTAATTGGACGTCATATCcgctaaaaacagaagtgacgtcactttGTTCTCAAatgcgcgaaatttgttttcgaagggcTTCCATTAGAGTTGTATATTCAAATGcgccgccattcgacgtgatgcgTGTTTCGAGCTTtgagcgcggaaaccgatgcaggaaacgttcagccgtacgggtgtcgaaaccgcacccttgcgcggaacatactttgtttggaggccgacgaacgctttgggcgtagagtgctcgtccattcgtcggacgccaagcccgtcggccagcgctgtcctaCGAAAACAACTATAAGTAAACAACTATCTCGCGGTTGCCActcgctacttttgactgaacaggttaagaaacattGAAACTACcagcgtcaccaaattcagaaaaacgtcgacaagcaaagcaacacaacatgtgagaggggcgtgaactttacgagcgcgcctttctgtccacttcaagagctgcatcgcattgcaagtgatagcggcgtcaacgcccgccgcaatatcggtgggcgctcttacggtgggggctgaaaaaaggtatttattgataatgatcaagtaaaatagagttgctCTTTTTTCGCCCTGCGTACATAAAatttattaggaattttatttacCTTGAATGAATCTgagtctcgctttaattaaaaaacgcttttttttctttcccaaatgtttgttccctccaaacatagtcgtgcttcaatcgcagatcccataaccacccttgctgatgtcagtgacaattcgttctgaaccgcttttcgcccgaagcttcgcgaccatttggatcgaccttggatgGGTTGTCCCCGCTTCCACTAGCTCAGTACGGAAGCAGTATCCCAGACAGTCGGCTGTCGACAGCCACGGAAAGGAAAGCGGCGGCAGCCATGGCCCTGAACGGTTGAAATCGTCGGTACCCCAGCCACGAGTCAACGCAGTCATCGGGCGAGCAAACCGATAAGTATACAGTCACTTCACTGGAAATGGCGCGACTGGGGAAGCTAGACGAGTACGACGAGAAGGAGCAGAATTTTGAATCCTATTTAGAACGCTTTGAGTATTTCGTCACTGCAAACGATATCAAAGAGGAAAAGAAGCTGGCAGTATTCTTCAGCGTGATAGGACCACGAACGTACCAGGTGCTCAAAATTTTGGTAGTACCCGCCGTTCCTGGGGACAAATCCTTTGAAGAGGTGACAGTGCTGTTGAAGAAGCACTATAGACCAAGCTGTTCGGTCCTCGCCGAACGTTTCAAATATAACAGGCGAGCACAAGAGGAACAAGAAAGCATCGAAGACTTCATAGTGTCCTTAAATCATTTAACAAGGAAGTGCGATTTCGGTCTGTTCCTGCAAGGCGCACTGCGAGACAGATTAGTAGCAGGCATAAGACGCGAAGAAACCCAACTCGCCTTGTTTGCTGAAGACAGTTTAACCTTTGAAAAGGCGTGCAAGATAGCCTTGGACCGGGAGCAGGCTGCGCGACAAATAGCGTTACTGCATGTAGAAGGCAAGGAAGCGACGCTGCATGCCATGGCGATAAGAGGACCGGGAACTGAAAAGACATGGAAACATCGGAAATTCAAGGACGTCAAGCGAGCCTGCGAAAGATGTGGTAAGGCGCATGCCGCTAGTGTTTGCTGGTATAAGAATGTCCAGTGCTACAGATGTTCACAAATCGGCCATTTACAGAAGATGTGTCCCAGTAAGTGCCTAGAACTAAAGACTGCGAACGTGGTGGACTGCTTGATAGTGACTCTGAATTAGATGTGTACCATGTTTATAATACAGTCCGTTCTCGATACGAAGTGCAAGTAAACGTAGAAGGGAAAGACATATGCACCCAGATTGACACGGGAGCTGCTGTAACCCTAATTCCTGAGAGTGTTAGGCTGAACGCATTTCCTCGTGTCAAGTGCGAGCCATCGCGAGTCGCCCTAAGCACCTACACTGAGGAACCCGTTCCAGTGAAGGGGCAATGCAACGTTATCGTTACGGCCGGGCGCCAGTCTTTGCGAATGCCAGTTATCATTGTCAAATATCACTGCAAACAGCTTCCACTGCTGATGGGGCGAATTTGGCTCGAGAGGCTAGGGCTTGACTGGAAAAGTGTGTTGTCTGTAAATGTAAGCGACGCTAGCAAAGTGTAAGCAGTGAAACAAAAGTTCCCAGGGGTGTTTTCTAAGCAACCCGGAGTAGTAAAGAACTACCAAGCAAGCATAGTTTTAATCAAAACTGTACGCCAGTCTTTGGCAAGGCCAGAAACGTTTCAATGCGCTACGAGATAACGTAGAAAAAGAGCTGGAAAGGCTGCAAAAAAGCGGAGTTATACGCCGCGTGATGCAAAGGGATTGGGCAACGCCAGTAGTTGTGATTCAGAAGAAAGATGGCTCGCTGAGATTGTGCGGGGACTACAAAGTAACAATAAATCCCGTGCTAAAGACCAACCACTACCCATTGCCTCGTCCGGAAGACTTGTACTCGGCATTAGGGGGTGGCAAGGTGTTTTGTGTGTTGGATCTTTCAGCCGCGTATCAGCAGATTCCGCTCACTACCGAGTCCCGACCACTGCTAAATAT contains the following coding sequences:
- the LOC119444705 gene encoding uncharacterized protein LOC119444705, with amino-acid sequence MARLGKLDEYDEKEQNFESYLERFEYFVTANDIKEEKKLAVFFSVIGPRTYQVLKILVVPAVPGDKSFEEVTVLLKKHYRPSCSVLAERFKYNRRAQEEQESIEDFIVSLNHLTRKCDFGLFLQGALRDRLVAGIRREETQLALFAEDSLTFEKACKIALDREQAARQIALLHVEGKEATLHAMAIRGPGTEKTWKHRKFKDVKRACERCAAYQQIPLTTESRPLLNISTHMELFEFRRLPFGVASAPAIFQSFMDEAVKGIP